In the Microtus pennsylvanicus isolate mMicPen1 chromosome 6, mMicPen1.hap1, whole genome shotgun sequence genome, one interval contains:
- the Sdr42e1 gene encoding short-chain dehydrogenase/reductase family 42E member 1, which yields MDSLRYPEETVLITGGSGYFGFRLGCALNQRGLRVVLFDISQPAQNLPEGITFVRGDIRCLSDVETAFQDNEIACVFHVASYGMSGREQLNSTLIEEVNVGGTNNILQACLERGVPRLVYTSTFNVIFGGQVIRNGDESLPYLPLHQHPDHYSRTKSIAEKKVLEANGSAFKQGNGVLRTCALRPAGIYGTGEQRHLPRVVSYIERGLFRFVYGDPDSLAEFVHVDNLVQAHILASEALRADKGHVASGQPYFISDGRPVNSFEFFRPLVEGLGYTFPSTRLPLTLIYGLAFLIEIAHFILGRLYNFQPFLTRTEVYKTGVTHYFSLEKAKKELGYEPQVFDLQEVVEWFKDHGHGRRSGGHDSEFILWDGILVLLLALSLLTWLPPSTVLSV from the exons ATGGACTCCCTAAGGTACCCAGAGGAAACTGTACTCATAACGGGAGGAAGCGGATATTTTGGCTTTCG CCTCGGCTGTGCTCTGAACCAGAGAGGACTCCGTGTGGTTCTGTTTGACATCAGCCAACCTGCCCAGAACCTTCCAGAGGGGATCACGTTCGTCCGTGGAGACATCCGCTGCCTCTCAGACGTGGAGACAGCCTTCCAGGACAATGAGATTGCGTGTGTGTTTCACGTCGCCTCTTATGGGATGTCTGGGAGAGAGCAACTGAACAGTACCCTAATTGAAGAGGTCAATGTGGGTGGTACCAACAACATCCTCCAGGCCTGTCTGGAGAGAGGAGTACCCAGGTTAGTTTACACAAGCACGTTCAATGTCATCTTCGGAGGTCAAGTCATCAGAAACGGGGATGAATCTCTGCCCTACCTGCCTCTTCACCAGCACCCAGATCACTATTCCCGAACCAAATCCATTGCAGAGAAGAAGGTGCTGGAAGCCAATGGCTCGGCCTTCAAGCAAGGCAATGGTGTCCTCAGAACCTGTGCACTAAGGCCAGCCGGCATCTACGGGACGGGAGAGCAAAGACACCTTCCCAGGGTAGTGAGTTACATCGAGAGGGGCCTGTTCAGATTTGTGTACGGGGATCCCGATAGCCTGGCTGAGTTTGTTCATGTGGATAACCTGGTGCAAGCTCACATCCTGGCCTCCGAGGCTCTGAGAGCTGATAAGGGCCATGTTGCCTCTGGGCAGCCCTACTTCATCTCAGACGGTAGACCTGTGAATAGCTTTGAATTTTTTCGGCCCCTGGTTGAGGGTCTAGGCTACACATTCCCATCCACCCGCCTGCCCCTCACCCTCATCTACGGCCTTGCTTTCCTAATAGAGATAGCCCACTTCATTCTGGGCAGGTTGTACAACTTCCAGCCTTTCCTCACCCGAACGGAGGTTTATAAAACGGGTGTCACGCATTACTTCAGCTTAGAGAAAGCCAAGAAAGAGCTAGGCTATGAGCCTCAGGTGTTTGACCTACAGGAGGTGGTAGAGTGGTTTAAAGACCACGGCCACGGTAGAAGGTCTGGAGGTCATGACTCAGAGTTTATTCTGTGGGACGGAATTCTGGTCCTACTCTTGGCGCTATCTCTTCTGACCTGGCTCCCTCCTTCCACGGTTCTGTCAGTGTGA